In Mobula hypostoma chromosome 11, sMobHyp1.1, whole genome shotgun sequence, the following are encoded in one genomic region:
- the prr33 gene encoding adhesive plaque matrix protein isoform X1, with protein MGIKMLMAMQHCVSPRPMPPPPLAPKPNKDNARLQKILKRIAKQQVAEISVQPEDASEKPHSYPSKPFRASLSPVSEASPDPEQRERRTRSPQSPKSTLPPLRQYLTAVTPMHGISLYPIRKTFYKGKIEILQKAQVSDVRIPAEPHRQGHGQQLQPVVPVKTFFFSTDQPGSKKQSPMLAIPPRFSPSFYTQPGTEIPTANISTVEYIKHKSPGPELHVAKQYKANGSQSTVTTSTGHEFDLNRANAPAYEPLRSKTPTYEPPRVKTPTFEPLRLKTPTYEPLRVMTPTYEPVRVKTPTYEPLRVKTPTYEPSRARTPTYEPPRVKTPTFEPPRVKTPTFEPLRVKTPTFEPLRVKTPTYEPVRVKTPTYEPLRVKTPTYEPSRARTPTYEPPRVKTPTFEPLRVKTPTFEPLRVKTPTYEPVRVKTPTYEPPRVKTPTYEPPRVKTPTYEPSGAKTPTYEPPRVKTPTFEPPRVKTPTFEPPRVKTPTFEPPRVNTPTFEPPRVKIPTFESPRAKTPNVEIPREKPFTQEVPHGSVTKKATSVTAVHDDALTFDAGRANVEIHHTEMTTMEKNKVMTELRPSNSVAKTVNKEEVKSFPKAAPQLKAADRIKPPRGTVSGWSRLKKHMVVEEEPPTFPEPEKEQRESEAQKENHSEAENKNLETQKAKGSRANKMWDAMLFQMFALKEHLTETRKPDQQDPDKSTQTQQKTWFSSRLPLLLFRPRFDARRLKEAAKGPLKRISSTLFESGLHRKAIDVEELKDFNRTARGWQLKAAA; from the coding sequence GGAATTAAAATGTTAATGGCTATGCAACACTGCGTATCTCCGCGCCCCATGCCACCTCCACCTCTGGCACCAAAGCCCAACAAAGACAATGCCAGGTTACAAAAAATCTTGAAGCGGATTGCAAAGCAGCAAGTTGCAGAAATATCTGTACAACCTGAGGATGCATCGGAGAAGCCACACTCATACCCATCCAAGCCCTTCCGGGCTTCTCTGTCTCCTGTTAGTGAGGCCAGTCCTGACCCGGAGCAGCGTGAACGCCGGACTCGATCGCCTCAATCCCCAAAATCTACTTTGCCGCCTCTCAGACAATACCTGACAGCAGTAACCCCAATGCATGGCATAAGTCTATATCCCATTCGGAAAACATTTTACAAGGGCAAGATAGAGATCCTTCAAAAGGCACAAGTAAGTGACGTGCGGATACCAGCTGAACCTCACAGGCAGGGCCATGGTCAACAACTGCAGCCTGTGGTTCCTGTAAAGACGTTTTTCTTTTCCACAGATCAACCAGGTAGCAAAAAACAATCACCAATGCTTGCTATACCACCTCGGTTTTCCCCAAGTTTTTATACGCAGCCTGGCACTGAGATTCCCACTGCAAACATTTCCACAGTTGAATATATTAAACACAAAAGCCCTGGACCTGAACTTCATGTTGCTAAGCAATACAAGGCCAATGGTTCTCAGAGCACTGTGACAACGTCTACAGGACATGAGTTTGACCTCAACAGAGCAAATGCACCCGCCTATGAGCCCCTGAGGTCTAAGACTCCCACCTACGAGCCTCCGAGGGTGAAGACTCCCACCTTTGAGCCTCTGAGGTTGAAGACTCCCACCTACGAGCCTTTGAGGGTGATGACTCCCACCTACGAGCCTGTGAGAGTAAAAACACCCACCTATGAACCTCTGAGAGTGAAGACTCCCACCTACGAGCCTTCTAGAGCGAGGACTCCCACCTATGAGCCTCCGAGGGTGAAGACTCCCACCTTTGAGCCTCCGAGGGTGAAGACTCCCACCTTCGAGCCTCTGAGGGTGAAGACTCCCACCTTCGAGCCTCTGAGGGTGAAGACTCCCACATACGAGCCTGTGAGAGTAAAGACACCCACCTATGAACCTCTGAGAGTGAAGACTCCCACCTACGAGCCTTCTAGAGCGAGGACTCCCACCTATGAGCCTCCGAGGGTGAAGACTCCCACCTTCGAGCCTCTGAGGGTGAAGACTCCCACCTTCGAGCCTCTGAGGGTGAAGACTCCCACCTACGAGCCTGTGAGAGTAAAGACACCCACCTATGAACCTCCGAGGGTGAAGACACCCACCTATGAACCTCCGAGGGTGAAGACTCCCACCTACGAGCCTTCAGGAGCAAAGACACCCACCTATGAGCCTCCAAGGGTGAAGACTCCCACCTTTGAGCCTCCAAGGGTGAAGACTCCCACCTTTGAGCCACCAAGGGTGAAGACTCCCACCTTTGAGCCTCCAAGGGTGAACACTCCCACCTTCGAGCCTCCGAGGGTGAAGATTCCCACCTTCGAGTCTCCGAGGGCAAAGACACCAAACGTTGAAATCCCAAGAGAAAAACCCTTTACACAGGAGGTGCCTCATGGGAGCGTCACCAAAAAGGCCACCAGTGTCACAGCCGTGCATGACGATGCTCTTACATTTGATGCTGGTCGTGCTAATGTGGAAATACATCATACAGAGATGACTACCATGGAGAAAAACAAAGTAATGACTGAACTCAGGCCATCTAACTCAGTTGCTAAAACAGTAAACAAAGAAGAAGTGAAATCATTTCCAAAAGCAGCTCCTCAACTGAAAGCTGCTGACAGAATTAAACCTCCGAGAGGTACGGTAAGTGGATGGTCTCGTCTCAAGAAACATATGGTGGTGGAAGAAGAACCACCAACATTTCCAGAGCCAGAGAAAGAACAGCGAGAGTCAGAAGCTCAAAAAGAGAATCACAGCGAGGCAGAGAACAAGAATCTTGAGACTCAGAAAGCAAAGGGTTCACGAGCCAACAAGATGTGGGATGCCATGCTGTTTCAAATGTTTGCATTGAAAGAGCATTTGACAGAGACAAGGAAACCAGACCAACAAGACCCAGATAAATCCACACAAACGCAACAGAAAACATGGTTCAGTTCACGTCTGCCGCTTCTACTTTTTAGGCCTAGATTTGATGCTCGAAGGTTAAAAGAAGCAGCTAAAGGTCCTTTGAAGAGGATTAGTAGCACTTTGTTTGAATCAGGTCTGCATCGCAAAGCTATTGATGTTGAAGAGCTGAAGGATTTTAATCGAACTGCAAGAGGTTGGCAATTAAAAGCAGCAGCCTAG
- the prr33 gene encoding adhesive plaque matrix protein isoform X2 — MLMAMQHCVSPRPMPPPPLAPKPNKDNARLQKILKRIAKQQVAEISVQPEDASEKPHSYPSKPFRASLSPVSEASPDPEQRERRTRSPQSPKSTLPPLRQYLTAVTPMHGISLYPIRKTFYKGKIEILQKAQVSDVRIPAEPHRQGHGQQLQPVVPVKTFFFSTDQPGSKKQSPMLAIPPRFSPSFYTQPGTEIPTANISTVEYIKHKSPGPELHVAKQYKANGSQSTVTTSTGHEFDLNRANAPAYEPLRSKTPTYEPPRVKTPTFEPLRLKTPTYEPLRVMTPTYEPVRVKTPTYEPLRVKTPTYEPSRARTPTYEPPRVKTPTFEPPRVKTPTFEPLRVKTPTFEPLRVKTPTYEPVRVKTPTYEPLRVKTPTYEPSRARTPTYEPPRVKTPTFEPLRVKTPTFEPLRVKTPTYEPVRVKTPTYEPPRVKTPTYEPPRVKTPTYEPSGAKTPTYEPPRVKTPTFEPPRVKTPTFEPPRVKTPTFEPPRVNTPTFEPPRVKIPTFESPRAKTPNVEIPREKPFTQEVPHGSVTKKATSVTAVHDDALTFDAGRANVEIHHTEMTTMEKNKVMTELRPSNSVAKTVNKEEVKSFPKAAPQLKAADRIKPPRGTVSGWSRLKKHMVVEEEPPTFPEPEKEQRESEAQKENHSEAENKNLETQKAKGSRANKMWDAMLFQMFALKEHLTETRKPDQQDPDKSTQTQQKTWFSSRLPLLLFRPRFDARRLKEAAKGPLKRISSTLFESGLHRKAIDVEELKDFNRTARGWQLKAAA, encoded by the coding sequence ATGTTAATGGCTATGCAACACTGCGTATCTCCGCGCCCCATGCCACCTCCACCTCTGGCACCAAAGCCCAACAAAGACAATGCCAGGTTACAAAAAATCTTGAAGCGGATTGCAAAGCAGCAAGTTGCAGAAATATCTGTACAACCTGAGGATGCATCGGAGAAGCCACACTCATACCCATCCAAGCCCTTCCGGGCTTCTCTGTCTCCTGTTAGTGAGGCCAGTCCTGACCCGGAGCAGCGTGAACGCCGGACTCGATCGCCTCAATCCCCAAAATCTACTTTGCCGCCTCTCAGACAATACCTGACAGCAGTAACCCCAATGCATGGCATAAGTCTATATCCCATTCGGAAAACATTTTACAAGGGCAAGATAGAGATCCTTCAAAAGGCACAAGTAAGTGACGTGCGGATACCAGCTGAACCTCACAGGCAGGGCCATGGTCAACAACTGCAGCCTGTGGTTCCTGTAAAGACGTTTTTCTTTTCCACAGATCAACCAGGTAGCAAAAAACAATCACCAATGCTTGCTATACCACCTCGGTTTTCCCCAAGTTTTTATACGCAGCCTGGCACTGAGATTCCCACTGCAAACATTTCCACAGTTGAATATATTAAACACAAAAGCCCTGGACCTGAACTTCATGTTGCTAAGCAATACAAGGCCAATGGTTCTCAGAGCACTGTGACAACGTCTACAGGACATGAGTTTGACCTCAACAGAGCAAATGCACCCGCCTATGAGCCCCTGAGGTCTAAGACTCCCACCTACGAGCCTCCGAGGGTGAAGACTCCCACCTTTGAGCCTCTGAGGTTGAAGACTCCCACCTACGAGCCTTTGAGGGTGATGACTCCCACCTACGAGCCTGTGAGAGTAAAAACACCCACCTATGAACCTCTGAGAGTGAAGACTCCCACCTACGAGCCTTCTAGAGCGAGGACTCCCACCTATGAGCCTCCGAGGGTGAAGACTCCCACCTTTGAGCCTCCGAGGGTGAAGACTCCCACCTTCGAGCCTCTGAGGGTGAAGACTCCCACCTTCGAGCCTCTGAGGGTGAAGACTCCCACATACGAGCCTGTGAGAGTAAAGACACCCACCTATGAACCTCTGAGAGTGAAGACTCCCACCTACGAGCCTTCTAGAGCGAGGACTCCCACCTATGAGCCTCCGAGGGTGAAGACTCCCACCTTCGAGCCTCTGAGGGTGAAGACTCCCACCTTCGAGCCTCTGAGGGTGAAGACTCCCACCTACGAGCCTGTGAGAGTAAAGACACCCACCTATGAACCTCCGAGGGTGAAGACACCCACCTATGAACCTCCGAGGGTGAAGACTCCCACCTACGAGCCTTCAGGAGCAAAGACACCCACCTATGAGCCTCCAAGGGTGAAGACTCCCACCTTTGAGCCTCCAAGGGTGAAGACTCCCACCTTTGAGCCACCAAGGGTGAAGACTCCCACCTTTGAGCCTCCAAGGGTGAACACTCCCACCTTCGAGCCTCCGAGGGTGAAGATTCCCACCTTCGAGTCTCCGAGGGCAAAGACACCAAACGTTGAAATCCCAAGAGAAAAACCCTTTACACAGGAGGTGCCTCATGGGAGCGTCACCAAAAAGGCCACCAGTGTCACAGCCGTGCATGACGATGCTCTTACATTTGATGCTGGTCGTGCTAATGTGGAAATACATCATACAGAGATGACTACCATGGAGAAAAACAAAGTAATGACTGAACTCAGGCCATCTAACTCAGTTGCTAAAACAGTAAACAAAGAAGAAGTGAAATCATTTCCAAAAGCAGCTCCTCAACTGAAAGCTGCTGACAGAATTAAACCTCCGAGAGGTACGGTAAGTGGATGGTCTCGTCTCAAGAAACATATGGTGGTGGAAGAAGAACCACCAACATTTCCAGAGCCAGAGAAAGAACAGCGAGAGTCAGAAGCTCAAAAAGAGAATCACAGCGAGGCAGAGAACAAGAATCTTGAGACTCAGAAAGCAAAGGGTTCACGAGCCAACAAGATGTGGGATGCCATGCTGTTTCAAATGTTTGCATTGAAAGAGCATTTGACAGAGACAAGGAAACCAGACCAACAAGACCCAGATAAATCCACACAAACGCAACAGAAAACATGGTTCAGTTCACGTCTGCCGCTTCTACTTTTTAGGCCTAGATTTGATGCTCGAAGGTTAAAAGAAGCAGCTAAAGGTCCTTTGAAGAGGATTAGTAGCACTTTGTTTGAATCAGGTCTGCATCGCAAAGCTATTGATGTTGAAGAGCTGAAGGATTTTAATCGAACTGCAAGAGGTTGGCAATTAAAAGCAGCAGCCTAG